Proteins encoded in a region of the Acidobacteriota bacterium genome:
- a CDS encoding alanine--glyoxylate aminotransferase family protein: MLKKVRLFTPGPTPLLPAAQLAMAAADIHHRTPEFRALYQRVLAQLKGFVGTKNDVILIASSGTGAMEAAVSNLTSPGDRVLVLTAGKFGERWVSLAKAFGCRVETVSAPYGQTFSIEEVRAQLKPDVKAVFMQATETSTGARHCVQSVAALTKETDALLVVDAITGLGTTHFDVDGWGIDVIIGGSQKAVMIPPGLAYCAVSDRAWQRMETTKNPRYYFDLRKERKSAAKGESAYTPAVALIAALGAAFDYIAAGAGGEIAAGRDALIHNAEVMAEMTRAAVTVVGLKLFAPTAPAAAVTAVYAPEGTDSGAIVKGFKEQFAGVIANGQSEMKGQLFRIAHLGFFDYLRSCSNPIVAARVDVPSTNVRRH, translated from the coding sequence ATGCTAAAGAAGGTCCGTCTTTTTACTCCTGGTCCTACTCCGCTTCTGCCCGCTGCGCAGTTGGCTATGGCTGCGGCTGACATTCACCATCGCACTCCGGAATTTCGTGCGCTTTACCAGCGAGTGCTGGCTCAGTTGAAAGGGTTCGTCGGGACGAAGAATGATGTAATTCTCATTGCGTCGTCGGGTACAGGCGCCATGGAGGCTGCGGTTTCCAACCTTACATCGCCCGGAGATCGCGTCCTGGTGCTTACCGCCGGCAAATTTGGCGAGCGCTGGGTCAGCTTGGCCAAGGCGTTCGGATGTCGGGTAGAAACCGTGAGCGCTCCCTACGGACAGACGTTCTCGATCGAGGAGGTTCGCGCACAGCTGAAGCCTGATGTGAAAGCAGTCTTCATGCAAGCTACTGAGACCTCGACGGGTGCGCGCCACTGTGTGCAAAGTGTAGCTGCTCTGACGAAGGAAACGGATGCCCTGCTTGTCGTCGATGCCATTACGGGACTGGGCACGACGCACTTCGACGTGGATGGCTGGGGCATCGATGTCATCATTGGCGGCTCGCAGAAAGCGGTCATGATTCCGCCCGGACTGGCGTATTGCGCCGTGAGCGATCGAGCGTGGCAGCGCATGGAGACGACGAAGAATCCGCGCTACTACTTCGACCTGCGCAAGGAGCGGAAGTCTGCTGCCAAAGGCGAGTCCGCCTACACTCCGGCAGTAGCCTTGATTGCAGCTCTAGGCGCCGCGTTCGACTACATCGCCGCCGGTGCCGGCGGGGAGATCGCTGCGGGTCGCGATGCGCTCATCCACAACGCCGAGGTCATGGCGGAAATGACTCGCGCAGCAGTAACCGTCGTTGGTTTGAAGCTCTTTGCACCAACAGCTCCGGCAGCCGCAGTGACGGCCGTCTACGCGCCTGAGGGTACCGATTCGGGAGCGATCGTAAAGGGCTTCAAAGAGCAGTTCGCGGGCGTGATTGCCAACGGCCAGAGCGAGATGAAGGGACAGCTCTTCCGCATTGCGCACCTTGGATTCTTCGATTATTTGCGCAGCTGCTCGAATCCGATAGTCGCTGCTCGTGTGGACGTCCCATCGACGAATGTTCGTCGACATTGA
- a CDS encoding integration host factor subunit beta, with amino-acid sequence MTKADLIEEVARITDVTRRDSEVIVETIFDSIVHSLRAGDKIEIRGFGSFRTRQRNSRVGRNPKTGDRVEVPAKKIPFFKPSKELKDLVNSTQTNGAGAVSHTPTTEPTHS; translated from the coding sequence ATGACGAAAGCCGATCTGATCGAAGAAGTTGCCCGAATTACCGACGTGACCCGCCGGGATAGCGAAGTGATCGTGGAAACCATCTTCGACAGCATCGTCCATTCGCTGAGGGCAGGCGACAAAATCGAGATTCGCGGCTTTGGCAGCTTCCGGACCCGCCAGCGCAATTCCCGTGTTGGACGAAATCCCAAAACCGGCGACCGGGTTGAAGTTCCCGCCAAAAAGATCCCGTTCTTCAAGCCCAGCAAAGAGTTAAAAGATCTGGTCAACAGCACGCAGACGAACGGCGCCGGCGCCGTTTCGCATACGCCGACCACGGAACCCACTCACAGCTAA
- the sppA gene encoding signal peptide peptidase SppA: protein MPDENRPRTLLWIVIGGGAFFVFTLLIFSLLYFSVRGNDSGFDMGGEKIAILDVQGVILQAKPFVDDLKKYADDSSIKAIILRIDSPGGGAAASQEMYEAVKRIRDQKKKTIVASIQTVGASGAYYIASGASKIYANRASIVGSIGVIAEWVNYGDLLRWAKLKEVIFTAGELKAAGDPARDMTLAEQAYLQSLVNEMYGQFVRDVADGRKLKVDDVKGMASGRVWTGEQAIGLKLIDQLGGFQNAVDDTAKAVGIRGEPSLVHPEEKKRTLADLLFGDITQFFPAQARMLQTNNPGFFYLWR from the coding sequence ATGCCCGACGAGAATCGTCCGCGCACGCTCCTGTGGATTGTGATTGGAGGCGGAGCCTTCTTCGTCTTTACCCTGCTCATTTTTTCCCTGCTTTATTTCAGTGTTCGCGGCAACGACTCCGGATTTGATATGGGTGGCGAGAAGATTGCCATACTGGACGTCCAGGGCGTGATTCTGCAGGCCAAGCCTTTCGTCGATGACCTCAAGAAGTATGCTGACGATTCATCTATCAAGGCGATCATCCTGCGTATCGATTCCCCCGGCGGTGGCGCCGCGGCTTCGCAGGAAATGTACGAAGCGGTAAAGCGTATCCGCGATCAAAAGAAAAAGACGATCGTCGCCTCGATTCAGACGGTCGGCGCCAGCGGGGCATATTACATCGCCTCCGGGGCGAGCAAGATCTACGCGAATCGTGCCAGCATTGTGGGCAGCATCGGGGTGATCGCCGAGTGGGTAAACTACGGCGATCTTCTGCGTTGGGCCAAGCTCAAAGAAGTGATCTTCACCGCCGGCGAACTGAAAGCCGCAGGCGATCCGGCCCGAGATATGACGCTGGCCGAACAAGCATACCTGCAGAGCCTGGTAAACGAAATGTACGGACAGTTTGTTCGGGACGTAGCAGATGGCCGAAAGCTTAAGGTTGATGATGTAAAGGGAATGGCCAGCGGCCGCGTATGGACCGGCGAGCAGGCCATTGGTCTGAAGTTGATCGACCAGCTTGGCGGCTTCCAGAACGCCGTTGATGACACGGCCAAGGCGGTCGGCATTCGCGGTGAACCTTCCCTCGTACATCCTGAAGAGAAGAAGCGAACCTTAGCCGACCTTCTTTTCGGCGACATTACTCAGTTTTTTCCGGCACAGGCACGAATGCTGCAAACTAACAACCCAGGATTCTTTTATCTCTGGCGCTAA
- a CDS encoding glycogen phosphorylase yields MHSSLTSVRPALHPGFSSPDELWKEILKHIRYTLGQSRVDLSPKAMLRPLALAIRDRLIDGMLETEERYRTTSAKRLYYLSMEFLMGRVLSDNLCNLQLNELCRDTLAEHGVDLNEVLEVEADTGLGNGGLGRLAACFLESLATLGMPGFGYGIDYEYGMFTQEIQDGYQREKPDRWKKFGTPLQIPRPDQSVHVPIYGRCDAHARASQWTDQKLVVGIPSDLPVAGYGGRTINYLRLFSAHASEEFDIQIFNRGDYIRAVEQKIAGENISRVLYPSDQVKSGKELRLLQEYFLVACALRDILRAFLTDNNDLNQIPQKIAIQMNDTHPALAVPELMRLLIDEHGMEWKRAWEITQETLAYTNHTLLPEALEKWALPLLEHVLPRHMNIIYNINHDFLMKVVQSDPLDFERTRRMSIIEEASEKQVRMALLATVGSHSINGVSELHSELIKKTLVPDFAKMFPERFNNKTNGVAHRRWVLKANSGLSELLNRTIGESWILDFDQIKRFEAVADDAGVRSDFREIKRENKQRLAKVIAQTTGVIVDPESMFDVHIKRFHEYKRQLLNLLRITYDYLRVTEDGETLTTPASYIFAGKSAPAYLAATQIIKLINNVARVINADKRINEQIKIAFIPDYRVSLAEIVIPAADLSEQISTAGMEASGTGNMKLAMNGALTMATLDGANIEMLEKVGSDNMYIFGLTAQEIADRQAKGFEAREIYDADPRIRRVIDVLSSDRFSPNEYGLFRWVYETMVYRDRYFHLADLPSYIETHERAQRDFSDRDNWSRRAMLNVARMGKFSSDRTIVEYARDIWHLAAEPQPVTV; encoded by the coding sequence ATGCATTCATCTTTAACATCCGTTCGACCAGCCTTACATCCTGGATTCTCGTCTCCAGATGAACTCTGGAAAGAGATCCTGAAGCACATTCGCTACACGCTCGGGCAGTCCCGTGTCGACCTGAGTCCGAAAGCAATGTTGCGCCCGCTGGCGCTGGCGATTCGCGATCGTCTTATCGACGGAATGCTGGAGACCGAGGAGCGATATCGCACGACAAGTGCCAAGCGCCTGTACTACCTGTCGATGGAGTTCCTCATGGGCCGTGTGCTGAGCGACAACTTATGCAATCTGCAGCTCAATGAGCTCTGTCGAGACACCCTCGCCGAGCACGGAGTGGACCTCAATGAGGTGCTCGAAGTAGAAGCTGACACCGGCCTGGGCAACGGAGGCCTGGGACGTCTTGCTGCTTGTTTCCTCGAATCGCTGGCCACCCTCGGGATGCCCGGATTTGGCTATGGCATTGATTATGAATACGGGATGTTCACGCAGGAGATCCAGGACGGATATCAGCGCGAAAAACCAGATCGCTGGAAGAAATTCGGAACTCCCCTGCAGATACCTCGGCCGGATCAATCCGTGCACGTGCCCATTTACGGCCGCTGCGATGCCCATGCTCGTGCCTCACAGTGGACCGATCAGAAGCTGGTGGTGGGTATTCCCAGCGACCTGCCGGTAGCAGGCTACGGCGGACGCACAATCAATTATCTGCGTCTGTTTTCGGCGCACGCGTCGGAGGAGTTCGACATCCAGATTTTCAATCGCGGCGACTACATTCGCGCCGTAGAGCAGAAGATCGCAGGCGAGAACATTTCTCGCGTGCTTTATCCCTCCGATCAGGTGAAGTCAGGCAAGGAACTCCGGCTTCTGCAGGAGTACTTCCTTGTAGCCTGCGCGCTCCGCGATATTCTGCGCGCATTCCTCACCGACAACAATGATCTGAATCAGATTCCGCAGAAGATCGCGATTCAAATGAACGATACGCATCCAGCACTCGCCGTTCCCGAGCTGATGCGATTATTGATCGATGAACACGGGATGGAGTGGAAGAGGGCGTGGGAGATCACGCAAGAAACGCTTGCCTACACCAACCACACGCTTCTGCCTGAAGCACTGGAGAAGTGGGCGCTGCCGCTGCTCGAGCACGTACTCCCCCGGCACATGAACATCATCTACAACATCAATCATGACTTCCTGATGAAGGTGGTTCAATCCGATCCGCTGGACTTCGAGCGCACGCGCCGCATGTCCATCATCGAAGAAGCTAGCGAGAAACAAGTGCGGATGGCTTTATTGGCAACGGTAGGGAGTCACTCCATCAATGGCGTTTCCGAGCTGCACAGCGAGCTCATCAAGAAAACGCTGGTGCCCGACTTCGCAAAGATGTTCCCAGAACGCTTCAACAATAAGACGAACGGTGTTGCGCATCGCCGCTGGGTACTGAAAGCCAATTCGGGACTGTCAGAACTGCTGAATCGTACGATCGGCGAGAGCTGGATTCTCGACTTTGATCAGATCAAACGCTTTGAGGCGGTAGCTGACGACGCCGGCGTTCGCTCCGATTTCCGCGAGATCAAGCGCGAGAACAAGCAGCGCCTGGCAAAAGTAATCGCGCAGACCACAGGAGTGATCGTCGATCCAGAGTCTATGTTCGACGTGCACATCAAGCGCTTCCACGAATACAAGCGCCAGCTTTTGAATCTGCTGCGGATTACTTACGACTATCTGCGAGTCACCGAAGACGGCGAGACGCTCACGACTCCCGCCAGTTACATCTTTGCCGGAAAGTCTGCCCCGGCATATCTCGCTGCAACGCAAATTATTAAGCTCATCAACAATGTCGCACGCGTGATCAACGCCGACAAACGCATCAACGAACAGATCAAAATCGCGTTCATTCCTGACTACCGCGTTTCGCTCGCCGAGATCGTCATTCCTGCAGCCGATTTGAGCGAACAAATCTCCACTGCCGGAATGGAAGCTTCCGGAACTGGGAACATGAAGCTCGCCATGAATGGAGCGCTTACGATGGCGACACTCGATGGCGCGAACATTGAAATGCTGGAGAAGGTTGGAAGCGACAACATGTACATCTTCGGGCTGACTGCGCAAGAGATCGCCGATCGCCAGGCGAAAGGCTTCGAGGCGCGCGAGATTTACGATGCAGATCCGCGCATCCGCCGCGTGATCGACGTCCTCTCTTCCGACCGCTTTAGTCCAAATGAGTATGGTCTCTTCCGCTGGGTGTACGAGACTATGGTCTATCGCGACCGCTACTTCCATCTCGCCGACTTGCCTTCGTATATCGAGACACACGAGCGTGCCCAGCGCGACTTCAGCGATCGCGACAACTGGTCCCGCCGCGCCATGCTCAACGTCGCCCGAATGGGAAAATTCTCCAGCGACCGTACCATCGTGGAGTACGCGCGCGACATATGGCATTTGGCTGCGGAACCACAGCCCGTTACGGTGTAG
- the pstB gene encoding phosphate ABC transporter ATP-binding protein, whose protein sequence is MGVGIKVENLNAWFGKHQALHNISMEILSNHATAIIGPSGCGKSTFVRCLNRMHETNPDARAEGKVQVKDMDVYADGVAPVDVRRRIGMVFQKANPFPSMSIYDNVAAGLKLNGFRNRKKLDEIVEKSLRSSALWDEVKDDLKKKSGASLSGGQQQRLCIARALAVEPDVLLMDEPASALDPISTSKIEDLIFELKENYTVVIVTHNMQQAARVAEFTAFFLLGKLIEFDKTEKIFTTPGEKRTEDYITGRFG, encoded by the coding sequence ATGGGCGTCGGCATCAAGGTTGAGAACCTCAACGCATGGTTCGGCAAACACCAGGCGCTGCACAATATCAGTATGGAGATCTTGTCGAACCATGCGACAGCCATCATTGGACCTTCCGGATGCGGCAAATCCACCTTCGTCCGCTGTCTCAATCGCATGCACGAGACCAATCCCGACGCCCGTGCCGAAGGCAAAGTGCAAGTGAAAGACATGGATGTCTACGCCGACGGTGTAGCCCCGGTCGACGTCCGTCGCCGCATCGGTATGGTGTTCCAGAAAGCTAATCCGTTTCCCAGCATGAGCATCTACGACAACGTCGCGGCTGGGCTAAAGCTGAACGGATTTCGCAACCGCAAGAAGCTGGACGAGATTGTCGAAAAGTCATTGCGAAGCTCCGCACTTTGGGACGAGGTCAAAGATGATCTCAAGAAAAAGTCCGGCGCGAGCTTGTCCGGCGGACAGCAACAGCGTCTCTGCATCGCGCGCGCTCTTGCCGTCGAGCCCGATGTCTTGCTGATGGACGAGCCAGCATCGGCGCTCGATCCAATTTCAACTTCCAAGATTGAGGATCTGATCTTCGAACTCAAAGAGAACTACACGGTCGTAATCGTCACCCACAACATGCAGCAGGCAGCGCGTGTTGCGGAATTTACCGCCTTTTTTCTTTTGGGAAAGCTGATAGAGTTCGATAAGACGGAAAAAATCTTCACAACTCCAGGCGAGAAGCGAACTGAAGACTACATTACGGGCAGGTTTGGATGA
- the pgeF gene encoding peptidoglycan editing factor PgeF, with translation MPPSVTTGKTLPPRSDSEIQIIRATNLAKFPNVTHGFSTRIGGVSEAYGGRQLNLGFASPDERKAVERNRRAFLRDLTGKLQPPFLVTLRQIHSGVVRILKTKDPVSGHALKGDGVITTQKNVLLGILVADCVPVLVVDPKRGAIGAFHAGWRGTAKRIVERGVGSMRAILGCEPSSLQAAIGPCIHSCCYAVGEEVIDEFHSQFLYADELFSEVYDRDPIKEKYPLLFLTARAPGHSNIGPQRHLDLMEANRRQLLHAGVPKDNIWAAEECTSCRTDLLFSHRREAGYTGRMMGVVGLIA, from the coding sequence GTGCCTCCCAGTGTAACCACCGGAAAAACACTCCCACCGCGTTCCGACTCGGAAATCCAGATCATACGAGCAACGAATCTCGCGAAATTCCCGAATGTGACTCACGGATTTAGCACTCGCATCGGGGGCGTTTCAGAGGCCTATGGTGGCAGACAGCTCAATCTGGGATTTGCTTCCCCAGACGAGCGGAAAGCTGTGGAACGCAATCGCCGCGCTTTTCTTCGTGATCTCACTGGAAAACTGCAGCCGCCCTTTCTCGTGACTCTGCGGCAGATTCACTCCGGTGTAGTTCGAATTCTGAAGACTAAAGATCCTGTGTCCGGGCATGCGCTGAAGGGTGATGGCGTTATCACCACTCAGAAGAATGTGCTGCTAGGAATTCTGGTCGCCGACTGTGTGCCTGTACTCGTCGTCGATCCGAAGCGTGGCGCTATCGGAGCATTCCATGCCGGATGGCGCGGGACGGCGAAGCGCATCGTCGAGCGCGGAGTGGGCAGTATGCGCGCGATCTTAGGATGTGAGCCGTCGAGCCTGCAAGCGGCCATTGGTCCTTGCATCCACTCGTGCTGTTATGCCGTTGGCGAGGAGGTCATTGACGAATTCCATTCGCAGTTCCTATACGCCGATGAATTGTTTTCAGAGGTTTACGATCGTGATCCGATCAAAGAGAAGTATCCGCTGCTTTTCCTGACGGCGCGCGCGCCCGGACACAGCAACATTGGTCCGCAGAGGCATCTCGATTTAATGGAAGCAAATCGCCGGCAACTCCTCCATGCGGGAGTGCCTAAAGACAACATTTGGGCAGCCGAGGAATGCACATCCTGTCGTACTGATCTACTGTTTTCGCACCGCCGTGAGGCGGGGTATACGGGACGGATGATGGGCGTCGTTGGACTGATTGCCTGA
- the phoU gene encoding phosphate transport system regulatory protein PhoU, whose amino-acid sequence MTRTRFHQGLDELKRRLLIMGGFAEQAVDRAIHAYATRDVELCKRVLEDEKAINASEREIDEIAVDLLAMQQPMAVDLRFLFSVIKINADLERVGDQAVNIAERVLDLAKSPVGELPVDIARMASIAAAMVHQSLQAFIEENAEMAQQVLERDDIVDAMNREAFESLTRVMQNDPTLTRQALDALIVTRNLERVADHATNIAEDVIFWVRGADVRHHGVS is encoded by the coding sequence ATGACGCGTACTCGTTTTCACCAGGGACTTGATGAACTGAAACGGCGTCTGCTGATCATGGGTGGTTTCGCGGAGCAAGCCGTTGACCGCGCGATTCACGCCTACGCTACGCGCGATGTGGAGCTGTGCAAGAGAGTCCTTGAAGACGAAAAAGCCATTAACGCTTCCGAACGCGAAATTGACGAAATCGCCGTCGATCTTCTGGCCATGCAGCAGCCGATGGCTGTCGATCTGCGATTCCTTTTTTCGGTGATCAAGATCAACGCCGATCTGGAGCGCGTTGGGGATCAGGCGGTCAACATTGCGGAGCGCGTACTAGATTTGGCTAAGTCTCCGGTCGGCGAACTTCCCGTGGATATCGCGCGCATGGCTTCCATTGCGGCGGCCATGGTCCATCAATCACTGCAAGCCTTCATTGAAGAGAACGCCGAAATGGCGCAACAAGTCCTCGAGCGCGACGACATCGTCGACGCCATGAATCGCGAAGCATTTGAATCGCTCACGCGCGTCATGCAAAACGATCCCACACTCACTCGACAGGCACTCGATGCTCTTATCGTGACACGCAATCTGGAGCGCGTAGCCGACCACGCCACCAACATTGCCGAAGACGTAATTTTCTGGGTACGTGGCGCAGATGTTCGTCACCATGGCGTGAGCTAG
- a CDS encoding methionyl-tRNA formyltransferase — protein sequence MKLVFCGTPQFAVPTLEALLADSHEIVLVVTQPDRPQGRGLELATSPVKHTAQRHNLPIEQPEKIKNNAEFRALLEKIHPEAIIVVGYGRIVPPWMLALPKHGNINLHGSLLPKYRGAAPIQWAIAEGEKVSGVTSMLLNEGLDTGDILLHRELAIAPDDTAITYSQRLSAVGAELMVETLRKLQVGSIKPQPQDHSRSSLAPILKKEDAQADFSSSAQRIYNRLRGFQPWPGCYTTLKGKKLGITSAKHHSYSGTQAPGELLVDREQLFVICGDHSALQLLEVQPEGKRRMSAADFIRGYRPQMGEKLGA from the coding sequence ATGAAGCTCGTCTTCTGCGGCACGCCGCAGTTCGCGGTTCCCACGCTCGAAGCTCTGCTCGCTGATAGCCATGAGATTGTATTAGTAGTTACGCAACCAGACCGCCCGCAAGGTCGCGGACTCGAACTCGCTACTTCGCCAGTCAAGCACACCGCACAGCGCCACAATCTGCCAATCGAGCAGCCGGAGAAAATCAAGAACAACGCGGAGTTTCGCGCACTGCTGGAAAAGATTCATCCGGAGGCAATCATCGTCGTCGGATATGGACGCATTGTTCCGCCGTGGATGCTGGCTCTCCCAAAACATGGCAACATCAACCTTCATGGATCGCTGCTGCCGAAGTATCGCGGCGCCGCGCCCATTCAGTGGGCGATCGCGGAAGGCGAAAAGGTAAGCGGCGTCACCAGCATGCTCCTCAATGAAGGACTCGATACCGGCGACATCCTCCTTCATCGCGAACTCGCAATCGCTCCGGATGACACGGCCATCACTTATAGTCAACGGCTCTCAGCAGTCGGAGCGGAGCTGATGGTCGAGACGCTGCGAAAATTGCAGGTGGGAAGCATCAAACCGCAGCCCCAGGATCACAGCCGCTCATCCCTCGCTCCCATTTTGAAAAAAGAAGATGCGCAGGCGGATTTCAGCTCTTCGGCACAGCGCATTTACAACCGGCTGCGAGGATTCCAGCCTTGGCCCGGCTGCTATACGACGCTGAAAGGCAAGAAGCTGGGAATCACGTCCGCGAAACATCATTCCTATTCTGGAACTCAAGCTCCGGGCGAGCTGCTCGTGGATCGCGAGCAACTCTTCGTCATTTGTGGCGACCACAGCGCGCTACAGCTGCTCGAAGTACAGCCCGAAGGCAAGCGCAGGATGTCTGCCGCCGACTTCATCCGCGGTTATCGTCCGCAAATGGGCGAAAAGCTGGGGGCGTGA
- a CDS encoding phosphoglycerate dehydrogenase, producing the protein MKILIAEKISPAALKVFRDEPEFEIVTSEQMGEVMTAVRDADALVVRSATDVNAKLIDAAQKLRVIGRAGVGVDNVDTEAATRKGIVVMNTPGANAIAVAEHTLGLMLSLARFIPRADQSTRAGKWEKKSLQGTELRGKTLGIVGLGRVGVEVARRAKAFAMKVIAYDPFVSQQLARDLEIELAALDLLYAASDYISLHVGLTPQTEGMINDAALAKMKKGVRLVNCARGELIDDAALLQALNSGHVAGAALDVFTQEPPKENPLLAAPNVIATPHIAGSTNEAQELVGVQIAMQVREYLKRSVIQNAVNVPSLSDEEYGEMQPYIELSEKLGLFVGQLSEGNVESITVGYHGKVAEWKTALLRNSALKGTLKQSIDSVNLVNAGSVAAERGIQVQEQKKPEDTSSGNVISLVVRTHEGEHRARGVVLHGRSPRLLDLDGFHVEAPLEGHLTVLRNRDVPGVIGQVGTVLGKNEINIANFALGRSDASASSAIASASAGAGSVRAEAMAVVQTDQAVSPSALQELKRISAVISVRAVQI; encoded by the coding sequence ATGAAAATTCTTATCGCAGAAAAGATCTCTCCAGCGGCGCTCAAGGTTTTTCGCGACGAGCCCGAATTTGAAATTGTTACCAGTGAACAGATGGGCGAGGTCATGACCGCTGTACGTGACGCTGACGCTCTGGTTGTCCGCTCGGCTACCGACGTAAATGCGAAGTTAATCGATGCGGCTCAGAAGCTGCGCGTAATCGGGCGCGCAGGCGTCGGAGTGGACAACGTCGATACCGAGGCCGCGACGCGCAAGGGCATTGTCGTTATGAACACGCCTGGTGCGAATGCCATCGCCGTCGCCGAGCATACGTTGGGTCTCATGCTCTCGCTCGCTCGCTTCATCCCGCGAGCTGACCAAAGTACCCGCGCGGGCAAGTGGGAGAAAAAATCGCTGCAAGGGACTGAGCTGCGGGGCAAAACTCTGGGTATCGTTGGACTGGGAAGGGTTGGGGTGGAAGTCGCTCGCCGGGCCAAGGCTTTCGCCATGAAGGTCATTGCTTACGATCCTTTTGTCTCGCAACAGTTGGCGCGCGATCTTGAGATCGAGCTGGCAGCGCTGGATTTGCTCTACGCGGCTTCAGATTACATCTCGCTGCACGTGGGTCTAACACCACAGACAGAGGGAATGATCAACGATGCCGCGTTAGCAAAAATGAAAAAGGGCGTTCGCCTGGTGAATTGTGCGCGCGGCGAATTGATTGACGATGCCGCGCTGCTGCAGGCGCTCAATTCAGGACATGTCGCAGGAGCGGCACTGGACGTATTCACGCAGGAGCCACCGAAAGAGAATCCGCTGCTCGCCGCACCAAATGTGATTGCGACTCCGCACATCGCTGGTTCAACGAACGAAGCACAGGAACTGGTTGGCGTGCAGATTGCGATGCAGGTCAGAGAGTATCTCAAGCGCAGCGTCATTCAGAATGCCGTCAACGTGCCTTCGCTCTCGGACGAAGAATATGGCGAGATGCAGCCTTACATCGAGCTCTCGGAAAAGTTAGGCCTCTTTGTCGGCCAGCTCAGCGAAGGAAATGTTGAGAGCATTACGGTTGGGTATCACGGAAAAGTGGCGGAGTGGAAGACAGCGTTGCTCCGCAACTCCGCGCTCAAGGGTACGCTCAAGCAGAGTATCGACAGCGTGAATCTCGTCAATGCTGGGTCCGTTGCGGCGGAACGCGGCATTCAAGTACAGGAACAGAAGAAGCCGGAAGACACGAGTTCCGGCAATGTAATTTCTCTTGTCGTTCGAACTCATGAAGGCGAGCATCGCGCGCGTGGCGTGGTTCTGCATGGGCGCTCTCCTCGGCTTCTCGATCTCGATGGCTTTCACGTTGAGGCGCCCCTGGAAGGACATCTTACCGTGTTGCGCAATCGCGACGTGCCCGGAGTAATCGGTCAGGTAGGAACAGTTCTGGGCAAGAACGAAATCAACATCGCGAATTTCGCTCTTGGGCGAAGCGATGCTAGTGCAAGCAGCGCGATCGCGAGCGCCTCGGCGGGTGCTGGGTCGGTTCGCGCAGAAGCTATGGCGGTGGTGCAAACTGATCAAGCAGTCTCGCCCAGCGCCCTACAGGAATTGAAACGAATTTCGGCGGTGATAAGCGTGAGGGCGGTGCAGATATAA
- a CDS encoding HslU--HslV peptidase proteolytic subunit has translation MKKSLQAQLAPEKPRKISKIRSTTVLCVRRDGKVVMAADGQVTLGEGVIKHNARKIRRLYQDKILAGFAGSTADAFSLFSRFEAKLEQYHGNLGRAAVELAKDWRTDKILRNLEALLIVADPGQTFLISGAGDVIEPDEGIAAIGSGGSYALSAARALMNNTELPARTIAEESMKIAGQICIFTNDRITYEELAAAPQPVAVGQDGAPG, from the coding sequence ATGAAGAAGTCACTGCAAGCTCAACTCGCGCCTGAAAAACCCAGGAAAATTTCCAAAATCCGTTCCACAACAGTGCTTTGCGTCCGGCGCGACGGCAAAGTTGTTATGGCTGCCGATGGCCAGGTGACGCTGGGCGAAGGCGTGATCAAACACAACGCCCGCAAGATTCGCAGGCTCTACCAGGACAAGATTCTCGCGGGATTTGCTGGGTCAACAGCCGATGCGTTCTCCTTGTTCAGCCGGTTCGAAGCCAAGCTAGAGCAATATCACGGAAACCTCGGCCGCGCCGCAGTGGAACTCGCGAAGGACTGGCGAACCGACAAGATTCTTCGCAATCTCGAGGCGTTGCTGATCGTCGCCGATCCCGGCCAGACATTTCTCATCAGTGGTGCGGGAGATGTAATCGAGCCCGATGAAGGGATCGCAGCCATCGGGAGCGGCGGATCTTATGCTCTCTCGGCGGCGCGCGCCCTCATGAACAATACCGAGTTGCCGGCGCGCACTATCGCCGAAGAATCCATGAAGATCGCAGGTCAAATCTGCATCTTCACCAATGACCGAATTACTTACGAGGAACTCGCAGCCGCCCCTCAACCGGTTGCTGTGGGACAAGACGGAGCGCCGGGATAG